A region of the Aulosira sp. FACHB-615 genome:
CTTAGCGATAAATCAAATTAATTAGGCACTTTTGCGACATTTACCGAGTCAATTTATGAAGAATAGTTAGTACAATGAACATTTTGAGTTATGAATAAGTTGGCAAAATTGACAATTTTTGCTGGGATTTTATGCCCTTTAATTACCGCAGGTGCGATCGCCTCTACAGCGCAAGCAAAACCTTCACAGAGTCCACTAGCTGAACCCAATGTACAATTAAAAGTGCAACGCACAAGCGGTACTTGCCCGCAGACAGTTGGTTTGTGGTGGTTAATCTTACCTTATGAAGGTGGTGCAGAACATACTGTAATTGCCGAGACTAGAGATTTTGCCGATACAACTCAATTAGTCGCATCTAATAATAAGCTGTTTGTTGAGTTTGTTTCACCTTTACGCAGTAATTATGCTAACTGTATTGGTCAAACCCAAAGTCAGGAATATCCTTTTTATAATGTGCGGTTTAAAAATAAAAAGGCATATTTTCGCGTCGATTTGCGAAACATCAACGCACCAGGACAGCTAATTACTTACAAAACTGTAGCCGCTTCTCGTCCTTATGTGCGCTGGGCGATCGCAGATTAGGAGAAAAGTATAAAGTTTAAAATTAATTAAGAAATTTATATATAGCTTGTAGCCAGCGACTTCAGTCGCGGCTACACATCTAATACCATTTTGGATTTTAGATTTTGGATTGGGTAAGGGTTGATCTGTAAGCTTTTGAGTCATCCATCTGTCGCAATCATTTTTTAATTTGGTATAACAACAGTTTCAATATTTTATGGTGAAAGTGATTGAAATCATGAGATTGCAATGACCTGGGTGTACTGATTCTTTTCTACTCCCGACTCCCGACTCCCTATTCCCTACCTACACAAATAAATTCAGAAATCAAACCGGATTCCTATATGAGTCCTATAATTTCTTTGTTTTATTAATGAAATGTAATTTCATCGTTGAAGTGCAAAGCTTAGTTACCTTCAGAGTTAATTTTGTCGATTTGCCAAGAAAATGCTATGAATAATCTCTAATAGCTGATTTTTCACAAGTAATTCGATGACTATCTATTTTTATAGCACCCGCGAACAATATGGTTGCTTCTCCAACTTTTCTGATCACGGATTTGTGTTGGATGATTTATACTGGTATACAAGCGAACATTATTTTCAAGCCCAAAAATTTGTTGGAACATTTCATTTAGAACAAATTCGCTTGGTAAAAACTCCAAAAGAAGCCGCAAAAATGGGTAGAGAAAGAAGCCGTCCTTTGCGTCAAGATTGGGAGCAAGTCAAAGATAGTATTATGAAAAAAGCAGTACTATGTAAGTTTACAACCCATACAGATATTAGAGAAATTTTACTCAGTACAGGTAATGACGAAATAGTAGAAAATTCTCCCATTGATTATTATTGGGGTTGTGGCGCTGACGGCAGTGGCAAAAATATGTTAGGGATAATTTTAATGGAAGTGCGCGATATTATACGCGCAGAAGATGGCACTAAATCGGGAAATGCTACGATAAAATAAACTGGTCAGTGTTAATTTTCAATCTTGTATAGCAGTCCTAGTTGATATCTGAACAACAAAGACAAGGGAGACAAGGAAAATAAGAAAAAGATGTTTATAAATCATTTATGATTGCTGTATAGATAGTCATTTCAGTCATCAATGTGAATTTATTAATAGATGTTTACTTAAAGTTACAAAAAACTAGTTTTTGTAACTTTAAGTAAAAAAGAACAGAGTTTGAAAGGAGGCAATATAAGGAGGCAAAAATATGCTTTTATCAAAAACTAAAGTCAAACAATATTGTAAATGGTTTTGGGATGAAACCCTAGGAGGAGAATATGATGCTTGGGGTACTAGTACTTACTTTCTCGAAATTGGTGATGATCTATATCCGATCAGACAAATAGAAGTTTACGAAAATGGCAATGTCTTATTTTATGATAGTAGCCACTTTGCAGACAATTACGGAAT
Encoded here:
- a CDS encoding NADAR family protein; amino-acid sequence: MTIYFYSTREQYGCFSNFSDHGFVLDDLYWYTSEHYFQAQKFVGTFHLEQIRLVKTPKEAAKMGRERSRPLRQDWEQVKDSIMKKAVLCKFTTHTDIREILLSTGNDEIVENSPIDYYWGCGADGSGKNMLGIILMEVRDIIRAEDGTKSGNATIK